From a region of the Butyrivibrio sp. AE3004 genome:
- a CDS encoding CHASE2 domain-containing protein → MREKKNRIISVIVSFVVAALFSAIAASGILSTPDGIASDALYQSEKAVDGQIVVIGIDQKALDDIGPFPWSRNVIADCVSYLNSGEKKPAVIGLDVLYAGESSDPDADAYFAASAENGGNVVTAAAATYGSELTTEGEEFYMNERSVIAFDEPFPALKEASTMGHVNTMADMDGVIRHALLYVENMDKERIYSFSRVIYEKYCEAVGESKNEMPGTKDGFFYIPFSTSNGGYYDFISVADLYYGEVDPEMFADKIVLIGPYAQGLQDEYRTSINHASATYGVEIQANLVDAFRAGFFPEEVANFLQLIILFIVCFVMGMFFYDRKVMPSVIAWACVCIGYVGGAYLMYHAGQKVLHVLWIPLFVSILFVGAVAINYIKTQREKRMVENTFGHYVDPAIMNQLLEQGTSALELGGKTYDIAVLFVDIRGFTTMSEALDPPTVVEIINSYLTLTTECIMKNHGTLDKFVGDCTMAFWNAPLPQEDPVYLACCAAMDMVEGSKALGEKLMERFGRTVSFGVGVNFGPAVVGNIGAPLRMDYTAIGDTVNTAARLEANAPGGKILISRAVADILGDRAKVTSLGDTIKLKGKAEGFEILTLDELIRN, encoded by the coding sequence ATGCGTGAAAAAAAGAACAGAATCATAAGTGTGATAGTATCCTTTGTCGTGGCAGCACTCTTTAGTGCCATTGCAGCTTCCGGAATACTTAGTACGCCAGACGGAATAGCATCGGATGCTCTTTATCAATCGGAAAAAGCAGTGGACGGACAGATCGTTGTTATAGGCATTGACCAGAAAGCTCTTGATGATATAGGCCCATTTCCCTGGTCAAGAAATGTGATTGCTGATTGCGTAAGCTACCTCAACAGTGGTGAAAAAAAGCCTGCTGTCATAGGACTTGACGTGCTTTACGCAGGTGAAAGCAGTGACCCTGATGCAGATGCCTATTTTGCGGCATCAGCAGAGAACGGAGGAAATGTTGTCACAGCGGCAGCAGCTACCTATGGAAGCGAGCTCACTACCGAGGGTGAAGAATTTTACATGAATGAGAGAAGTGTCATCGCCTTTGATGAGCCATTTCCCGCACTTAAGGAAGCTTCAACGATGGGACATGTAAATACTATGGCTGATATGGACGGCGTTATAAGACATGCCCTTTTATATGTGGAAAATATGGATAAGGAAAGGATATATTCCTTTTCCAGAGTCATTTATGAGAAATACTGCGAAGCTGTAGGAGAGAGCAAAAATGAAATGCCAGGCACAAAGGATGGCTTTTTCTATATTCCCTTCAGCACTAGTAATGGAGGCTACTATGATTTTATTTCCGTGGCTGACCTTTATTACGGAGAGGTTGACCCGGAGATGTTTGCGGACAAGATAGTTTTGATTGGCCCTTATGCACAGGGACTTCAGGATGAATACCGAACCTCGATAAACCATGCCTCTGCAACCTATGGAGTTGAGATTCAGGCTAACCTAGTGGATGCCTTCAGGGCAGGTTTTTTCCCTGAGGAAGTAGCCAATTTCCTGCAGTTGATCATTTTGTTTATCGTCTGCTTTGTCATGGGAATGTTTTTCTATGACAGAAAGGTTATGCCATCCGTCATTGCATGGGCATGCGTCTGCATCGGGTATGTGGGGGGAGCCTACCTTATGTATCATGCAGGACAAAAGGTCCTTCATGTTCTCTGGATTCCGCTTTTTGTAAGCATTCTTTTTGTGGGGGCAGTAGCAATAAATTATATAAAAACCCAGCGTGAAAAAAGAATGGTGGAAAATACCTTTGGACATTATGTTGATCCCGCAATCATGAATCAGCTTCTCGAACAGGGAACCTCGGCTTTAGAGCTTGGAGGAAAAACATATGACATAGCAGTTCTTTTTGTGGATATAAGAGGCTTTACGACAATGAGTGAGGCTCTTGATCCGCCCACAGTTGTGGAAATAATAAATTCCTACCTCACACTTACCACAGAATGTATTATGAAAAACCATGGAACTCTGGATAAGTTTGTGGGTGACTGTACCATGGCATTCTGGAATGCGCCTCTTCCGCAGGAGGATCCGGTATACCTTGCGTGCTGTGCTGCCATGGATATGGTTGAAGGTTCAAAGGCGCTTGGAGAAAAGCTAATGGAGCGGTTTGGAAGAACGGTTTCCTTTGGAGTGGGAGTGAATTTTGGACCTGCTGTCGTAGGCAATATCGGCGCTCCGCTTCGTATGGACTACACGGCTATAGGAGATACCGTCAACACCGCAGCAAGGCTTGAAGCCAATGCTCCCGGAGGGAAAATACTCATTTCCAGAGCAGTAGCGGACATCCTTGGCGACAGAGCAAAGGTCACATCTCTGGGTGACACCATAAAACTGAAAGGAAAAGCAGAGGGCTTTGAAATCCTGACGCTGGATGAACTGATTCGCAATTAA
- a CDS encoding sensor domain-containing diguanylate cyclase — protein sequence MNTGQTDKSLLFDKTLDIMEELYDKMSTADEEGGWNDHFGLFHLFADLGRTLVEADRCSFWKWDKINHKLITNAAVGVDKIIIDENTGLVGRAITERKPVVTNDPYNCPDFNSSVDKETGYVTKSILVIPCFNCKGEMIGAYQAINKLTDEGFDLERDVRRLSLAAVVCGITLEADSFLDDSQTDKLTKLRNRMGLHSDYKSKYLKLMQRPEEDKVSVSIIMCDIDHFKRVNDTYGHNAGDAVLEHVARNLKESVRESDSVYRWGGEEFIIFLAKANLDQAANVAERIRKRIEASVCTFEGTDIKITMSFGVNEMTPDVPVEENIKVADTRLYIAKETGRNQVIKETIEGYEKVES from the coding sequence ATGAATACAGGGCAGACAGATAAAAGTTTACTTTTTGATAAAACTCTCGATATCATGGAGGAACTCTATGATAAGATGAGTACTGCAGACGAAGAGGGAGGCTGGAATGATCACTTTGGATTGTTCCATCTTTTTGCTGACCTTGGAAGAACTCTTGTAGAGGCTGACAGATGCAGTTTCTGGAAATGGGATAAGATAAATCACAAGCTCATTACCAATGCTGCTGTTGGCGTTGACAAGATTATAATTGATGAAAACACGGGCCTTGTCGGCCGTGCTATCACTGAGAGAAAACCGGTTGTGACAAATGACCCTTACAACTGTCCGGACTTTAATTCTTCTGTTGATAAGGAGACCGGTTACGTCACAAAATCTATTTTGGTAATCCCATGTTTTAATTGCAAAGGTGAAATGATAGGCGCTTATCAGGCTATTAACAAGCTGACGGATGAGGGCTTTGATTTGGAGCGCGATGTCAGAAGGCTGTCACTTGCTGCGGTTGTTTGCGGGATTACTCTTGAAGCAGATTCCTTCCTTGATGATTCCCAGACAGATAAGCTTACAAAGCTTCGAAACAGAATGGGACTTCACAGCGATTATAAATCCAAGTACTTAAAGCTTATGCAAAGGCCGGAGGAGGATAAGGTATCAGTTTCCATAATCATGTGTGATATTGACCATTTCAAGAGAGTTAATGACACTTACGGTCACAATGCAGGCGATGCCGTACTTGAACATGTGGCTCGCAATTTGAAGGAAAGTGTCCGTGAATCCGACTCGGTATACAGATGGGGCGGTGAGGAATTTATTATCTTTTTGGCAAAAGCCAATCTAGATCAGGCAGCAAATGTTGCAGAGCGTATTCGAAAGAGAATAGAGGCTTCTGTATGCACATTTGAAGGAACGGATATAAAGATCACCATGAGCTTTGGCGTAAATGAAATGACACCCGATGTTCCGGTTGAAGAAAATATTAAGGTTGCGGATACAAGACTTTATATCGCCAAGGAGACGGGAAGAAATCAGGTAATTAAGGAAACTATCGAAGGCTATGAAAAGGTAGAGTCGTAA
- a CDS encoding GAF domain-containing protein, whose translation MKSYDLDRLVKLTTLMSRPLDQDTLFDVALKECMLIGNCDGGTIYTIEGNKLYFRYIYTKSKDIAMNYKSGSVDIPPVPMEGRYACAYSAMKKLRLNIKDVYISKEFDFTGARKYDEMNNYRTCSMLVVPMLVGAGEVMGVLQLINAKDQYGLWIPFTQEQEERVSAVGSVVALYLENLKLKGLLKQISNMEEEGKQAGDAKTEGAGINKDKKIPTGNGTVNPGAVEAPKGNAKPEPRAGGFWTNKY comes from the coding sequence ATGAAAAGCTATGATCTCGACCGATTGGTGAAGCTAACTACACTTATGTCGCGCCCGCTTGATCAGGATACATTGTTTGATGTAGCTCTTAAGGAATGTATGCTTATCGGCAACTGTGACGGCGGAACCATTTACACAATAGAAGGTAACAAGCTTTACTTTAGATATATTTACACAAAGTCCAAGGATATTGCCATGAATTACAAGAGCGGTTCAGTGGATATTCCGCCTGTACCCATGGAAGGCAGATATGCCTGTGCATATTCGGCAATGAAAAAGCTTCGCCTTAATATCAAAGATGTGTATATATCCAAGGAGTTTGATTTTACCGGTGCGCGAAAATATGACGAGATGAACAATTACCGAACATGCTCTATGCTTGTTGTACCAATGCTTGTAGGAGCAGGAGAGGTGATGGGCGTTTTACAGCTGATAAATGCCAAGGACCAGTACGGATTATGGATTCCTTTTACTCAGGAGCAGGAGGAACGAGTAAGCGCAGTCGGGTCTGTTGTTGCACTTTATCTGGAAAATCTAAAGCTTAAAGGTCTGCTAAAGCAGATATCCAATATGGAAGAAGAAGGTAAACAGGCTGGCGATGCCAAAACTGAAGGTGCCGGGATAAATAAAGACAAAAAAATCCCGACAGGAAACGGTACTGTAAATCCGGGGGCTGTAGAAGCTCCGAAGGGAAATGCTAAACCCGAGCCTCGTGCCGGCGGTTTTTGGACAAACAAGTATTAA
- a CDS encoding NHL repeat-containing protein: MMKHNKLTKLLSISLITTSLILSACGGKQADSYEGTNNAAESAADETEETQQKTVVSNEAQNTEIGTTTSISDDKQIDLMLSALPESTTPSGLCTDGESLYVTDIFSKKIWKVTEENAEVIAGDDSVQDIYGNPMGGYNDAESEKALFRQPWAIAPFLDGFAVSDTENDALRLVRESNVETINAREAGKDLDMTSKYNYPTGLAADTDGNLYVSDTHSDKISVISAEGECFTFIKGINSPMGLCWNNGFLYVAETGAERIIRIETTNPYEEKGKNDIQLVAGSGETGSDDGDVLSATFSSPKGITVTPDGKIYVADTVNGTVRVISGNDVSTLEGIDDESSGITLTSPVGLCYLGKKLYVADSFGKRIFTVELE; encoded by the coding sequence ATGATGAAACACAATAAACTAACAAAACTCCTTTCCATAAGTCTTATAACAACCTCCCTTATCCTGTCAGCCTGCGGAGGTAAGCAGGCTGACAGCTATGAAGGCACGAACAATGCCGCAGAGTCAGCAGCAGATGAGACCGAGGAAACACAGCAGAAAACGGTGGTTTCAAATGAAGCTCAAAATACTGAGATCGGAACTACCACATCAATTAGTGATGATAAGCAGATAGACCTTATGCTATCAGCACTTCCGGAAAGCACAACACCAAGTGGTTTGTGTACGGATGGGGAATCACTTTATGTGACCGATATTTTTTCCAAGAAGATTTGGAAGGTTACAGAAGAAAACGCAGAGGTCATAGCGGGTGACGATTCAGTGCAAGACATTTATGGCAATCCGATGGGCGGCTATAACGATGCTGAATCGGAAAAAGCACTTTTCAGACAGCCCTGGGCGATAGCTCCTTTCCTTGATGGATTTGCAGTTTCTGATACGGAAAATGATGCCCTCAGACTTGTAAGAGAGAGTAATGTCGAGACGATCAACGCCAGAGAAGCTGGAAAAGACCTTGATATGACATCTAAGTACAATTATCCCACAGGGCTTGCTGCAGACACAGACGGTAACCTCTATGTGTCCGATACCCATTCCGATAAGATAAGTGTTATCTCAGCTGAAGGTGAATGCTTCACCTTTATCAAAGGCATAAACAGCCCCATGGGACTATGCTGGAACAACGGCTTTTTATATGTGGCAGAAACAGGTGCGGAGCGCATCATCCGAATTGAAACAACTAATCCCTATGAGGAAAAAGGTAAAAATGACATCCAGCTTGTAGCAGGAAGCGGAGAAACGGGAAGTGATGATGGGGATGTTTTAAGTGCGACTTTTTCATCACCTAAGGGAATTACGGTTACACCTGATGGAAAAATCTATGTGGCAGATACAGTAAACGGAACAGTCCGTGTGATAAGCGGTAATGACGTGAGTACCCTTGAGGGCATAGACGATGAATCATCCGGGATTACTCTGACATCACCTGTAGGCCTTTGCTATTTAGGAAAAAAACTATATGTAGCTGACAGCTTTGGAAAGAGAATATTTACTGTTGAACTTGAATGA
- a CDS encoding InlB B-repeat-containing protein, translated as MIRKSFGSILPCGVASLLLISSIFSYAIIDSRAEETKSDAASTIRMTKTEGTVAVTDSAGKGLKLSDNMRLFTGNEIETKAKSYAYFSLDDSKAIKLDAVSEAEVRKNGKKNEVLLKKGALYFDVDKPLEQDEVMNIKTSSMIMGIRGTGAEVRVIDPYVAEINLLMGEIAGFIIDSKSGDTKEFTLKAGEKLVITVKENPEDNGKTTLNTDVSKLTIEDISAFALLQVFEGDNTEKASNESGLDLTNLNKDDILNQLEKDQNEQGQNLDKVNGEAEKQDSNVNQKNVWDKDKKQSDDDEPAKKNNGQGQTNGSPVTTDSSQGAGLTGNDQNGNGDGTTQTQGTNGSNGNGQQNPSSDDSSSDNGNGNQNSNDNSDNKKKSKDDDKDKDKDKDKDKDKDDDKKEETTYPVSTTGTTNGSFTVSSANAKAGDTVKITTAPAEGYEVDTVTVTASDGQKIDATGGNNVYTFTMPEKAVSVSVTFKKIEEEKKTYKISVQSATGGTISATASEAEEGKSVSFTATPSEGYELEGVSVKAGSDSVSVSESNGIYSFTMPAKDVTISATFKETQKEAEKFKISVASVTGGSISATASEAEEGETVSFIATPAEGYELENVSVTAEGGDSVSTSESEGSYSFSMPGKNVTISASFKEIPIPEYNVNVANTTGGSVSVDPKTAKEGDTVKITCTPDSGYEFDKVTVTDADGNVTVSGSGQSWQFTMRTSDATVSATFTEIPQPTKYSISKSIELADGGSVSVQSSAAEGETVTITISTNPGYILEFAMVGNSEYGADSEMTLSEGTNTYTMPGYNVTVYATFKMDTETPHKIDYSDIHGSISFMDEEDNELNPASVTYGTQVQFYCDSQYVDANNSDMYYVLKNITGTGASVSPILYTGDFGTVCDGGSFQMQNKDVTLTAEYEKQIVVPQELSISVIDGSGQSVTTTGKSYTLAPVDSLKWIGNTRVALGEEMVISVDIEPAMTITDIKLKLEGQDELVSTKANNFCFNMPEKRLVGIYAVVQ; from the coding sequence GTGATCAGAAAATCTTTTGGCAGCATTTTGCCATGCGGTGTTGCGTCATTACTATTAATCTCAAGCATTTTTTCATATGCGATCATTGATTCAAGGGCTGAGGAGACGAAATCCGATGCGGCAAGTACAATCCGTATGACTAAAACGGAGGGCACTGTGGCTGTTACGGATAGCGCAGGAAAAGGACTAAAGCTCTCTGATAACATGCGTCTTTTCACAGGTAATGAGATTGAGACCAAAGCTAAAAGCTATGCGTATTTCAGTCTTGACGATTCAAAAGCGATAAAACTGGATGCCGTAAGTGAAGCAGAGGTAAGAAAAAACGGCAAAAAAAATGAAGTGCTGCTAAAAAAAGGAGCGCTCTATTTTGATGTTGATAAGCCGCTTGAGCAGGATGAGGTAATGAATATCAAGACCTCAAGCATGATCATGGGTATTCGCGGAACCGGTGCAGAGGTAAGGGTAATTGATCCTTATGTTGCTGAAATAAATCTGCTAATGGGAGAAATAGCCGGATTTATTATTGATTCTAAGTCGGGAGATACAAAAGAATTTACATTAAAAGCCGGTGAAAAGCTTGTTATTACCGTTAAGGAAAATCCGGAGGACAATGGTAAAACTACTTTAAATACTGATGTATCAAAGCTTACGATAGAAGACATTAGTGCTTTTGCTCTTTTACAGGTGTTTGAAGGTGATAATACCGAAAAGGCATCAAATGAATCAGGACTGGATCTGACAAATCTGAACAAGGACGATATCCTTAATCAGCTTGAAAAGGATCAGAATGAACAGGGGCAGAACCTGGATAAAGTAAATGGGGAGGCTGAAAAGCAGGATAGTAACGTAAATCAGAAAAATGTATGGGATAAGGACAAAAAGCAGAGCGACGATGACGAACCTGCTAAAAAGAATAATGGCCAGGGTCAGACAAATGGCAGCCCTGTTACTACTGATTCTTCACAAGGGGCCGGTCTTACAGGAAATGATCAAAATGGTAATGGAGACGGTACGACTCAGACACAGGGAACAAACGGAAGTAATGGTAACGGACAGCAGAATCCCTCATCTGATGATAGCAGCAGTGATAACGGAAACGGAAATCAAAATTCGAATGATAATTCGGACAACAAAAAGAAATCCAAAGATGATGACAAGGATAAGGATAAAGATAAAGACAAGGACAAAGATAAGGACGATGACAAAAAGGAAGAAACAACTTATCCTGTATCGACCACAGGGACAACAAATGGCAGCTTTACTGTAAGCTCTGCAAATGCCAAGGCAGGAGATACGGTTAAAATTACGACTGCACCGGCAGAAGGCTACGAGGTTGATACTGTTACCGTAACAGCATCAGATGGACAGAAGATAGATGCAACCGGAGGCAACAATGTCTATACATTTACAATGCCGGAAAAGGCAGTATCTGTATCGGTTACCTTCAAAAAAATCGAAGAGGAAAAGAAGACCTACAAGATAAGTGTTCAAAGTGCAACAGGCGGAACAATATCTGCGACTGCATCTGAAGCAGAAGAAGGTAAAAGCGTAAGCTTTACCGCTACACCATCAGAAGGCTATGAGCTTGAAGGCGTATCGGTAAAAGCAGGAAGTGACAGCGTATCTGTTTCTGAAAGCAATGGAATCTATAGCTTTACAATGCCGGCAAAAGATGTAACCATAAGCGCAACTTTTAAGGAAACTCAAAAGGAAGCTGAAAAATTTAAGATAAGCGTTGCAAGTGTAACAGGCGGAAGCATTTCTGCAACAGCTTCTGAGGCAGAAGAGGGTGAAACAGTAAGCTTTATCGCAACGCCCGCTGAAGGCTATGAGCTTGAAAATGTATCGGTAACAGCTGAGGGCGGAGATAGCGTTTCCACATCAGAAAGTGAGGGATCATATTCCTTTAGCATGCCGGGAAAGAACGTAACAATCTCAGCTTCCTTTAAGGAAATACCGATTCCCGAATACAATGTCAACGTAGCAAATACTACCGGTGGATCAGTATCGGTTGACCCTAAAACCGCAAAAGAAGGCGATACAGTTAAAATTACCTGCACACCTGACAGCGGCTACGAGTTCGACAAGGTTACCGTTACAGACGCTGATGGCAACGTCACAGTATCAGGAAGCGGACAAAGCTGGCAATTTACAATGAGGACCAGCGACGCAACCGTATCAGCGACCTTTACTGAGATTCCGCAGCCGACGAAATATAGTATCAGTAAATCTATTGAACTCGCTGATGGCGGTTCTGTAAGTGTTCAATCATCAGCAGCAGAAGGTGAGACAGTTACTATTACAATTTCAACTAATCCCGGTTATATACTTGAATTTGCTATGGTAGGTAATTCGGAATATGGTGCTGATAGTGAAATGACTTTATCGGAGGGAACAAATACTTATACTATGCCGGGATATAATGTGACGGTATATGCAACTTTTAAGATGGATACTGAAACACCTCATAAGATAGATTATAGTGATATACATGGATCGATATCATTTATGGATGAAGAAGATAATGAATTGAATCCAGCAAGTGTAACTTATGGAACGCAAGTTCAATTTTATTGTGATTCACAATATGTGGATGCTAATAATTCTGATATGTACTATGTTTTAAAGAATATAACCGGTACAGGAGCTAGTGTTTCGCCTATATTGTATACTGGTGATTTTGGGACTGTTTGTGATGGTGGAAGTTTCCAAATGCAAAATAAGGATGTTACTCTAACCGCTGAATATGAAAAACAAATAGTTGTTCCACAAGAATTATCTATATCGGTTATTGACGGTAGCGGACAATCGGTTACAACGACAGGCAAGAGTTATACGTTAGCACCGGTTGATTCACTAAAGTGGATTGGAAATACAAGAGTTGCACTAGGTGAAGAAATGGTAATATCGGTGGATATTGAGCCTGCGATGACCATAACCGATATTAAACTAAAACTTGAGGGACAGGATGAACTGGTGAGTACGAAGGCTAATAATTTCTGCTTTAATATGCCAGAGAAGAGATTAGTAGGAATTTATGCTGTAGTACAGTAA
- a CDS encoding methyl-accepting chemotaxis protein yields the protein MDNNQFSRANQRAFAVCLIIVVTCALAFIVEGVKDGFSGGRILELCAVVISIAVMALGLGKFREDKIGSAMIMVGATVTFVIVMLVESQLFYVMFGLPILVCGIIYMNKRIIIGGSTVILVMYVICAIRILSSGTRSVTEIVLTGMATVLLIMSAYFAQNLLYTFNAEHFATIEEHTQVQEAASHDMGKIARRISKHFDQAQGSIQELESIIENTSAGMKDIAGSTESTANAVTDEAQKVAEIKEQTQVADAQRQQMIEASQSTKETVAEVAKTIEVLRDKARGVRSASQITAESTKAVLNKVEDVQKILGSIMAISKQTNLLALNASIEAARAGEAGKGFAVVADDIRQLSEQTNNASSEITKIIRELTEDANKAMESIDNTVESVELQNQVIRDTASSFETINNNVEDLIGKIEDIGNSMELINNSTNEINDNISNLSATSEEVAALSNDGLKNAQDAVDKFEHFRASLDGIYKQAQRLKEINFDTDDSDDD from the coding sequence ATGGATAACAATCAATTCTCCCGTGCTAATCAGCGAGCGTTTGCGGTATGCCTGATAATTGTGGTAACTTGTGCGCTCGCCTTTATTGTTGAAGGAGTAAAAGATGGCTTTTCAGGAGGAAGAATCCTGGAACTGTGCGCTGTAGTTATCAGTATAGCGGTTATGGCTCTCGGACTTGGTAAATTCAGAGAAGACAAGATCGGATCTGCCATGATCATGGTTGGTGCTACAGTGACTTTTGTTATAGTAATGTTAGTTGAATCTCAGCTGTTCTATGTGATGTTTGGGTTACCGATTCTGGTATGCGGAATTATTTATATGAACAAGAGAATCATTATCGGTGGCAGCACGGTAATTTTGGTCATGTATGTGATATGTGCCATTCGTATTCTGTCATCTGGCACAAGGAGCGTTACCGAAATTGTTTTAACAGGTATGGCAACAGTCCTCCTTATAATGTCCGCATATTTTGCACAGAATCTGTTATACACATTCAATGCTGAGCATTTTGCCACAATTGAAGAACATACTCAGGTGCAGGAAGCTGCAAGTCATGACATGGGTAAAATAGCCCGCAGAATTTCCAAGCATTTTGATCAGGCTCAGGGAAGTATTCAGGAACTTGAAAGCATAATTGAAAATACCAGTGCCGGAATGAAGGATATAGCAGGCTCTACCGAGAGTACAGCCAATGCAGTTACAGATGAAGCACAAAAAGTTGCCGAGATCAAGGAACAGACTCAGGTTGCCGATGCACAACGTCAGCAGATGATAGAAGCTTCGCAGAGCACAAAGGAGACTGTTGCGGAGGTTGCAAAGACTATCGAAGTTTTGAGAGATAAGGCAAGAGGCGTTCGTTCAGCCAGCCAGATCACTGCGGAGTCCACCAAGGCAGTTCTTAACAAGGTTGAGGATGTACAGAAAATCCTTGGTTCCATCATGGCAATTTCAAAGCAGACCAACCTCCTTGCTCTCAATGCATCAATCGAGGCAGCAAGAGCCGGCGAAGCAGGAAAAGGCTTTGCGGTTGTTGCAGACGACATCAGACAGCTTTCCGAGCAGACAAACAATGCATCAAGTGAGATAACCAAGATTATCAGAGAGCTTACCGAAGATGCCAATAAGGCAATGGAGAGTATTGATAACACAGTTGAATCTGTTGAACTTCAGAACCAGGTTATCAGAGATACTGCTTCCTCCTTTGAAACAATCAATAATAATGTTGAAGATCTCATAGGTAAAATTGAGGATATAGGAAACAGCATGGAACTCATTAATAATTCCACAAATGAGATCAATGATAATATTTCCAACCTCTCAGCAACGAGTGAAGAGGTTGCAGCACTTTCAAATGACGGACTTAAGAATGCTCAGGATGCGGTGGATAAGTTTGAACACTTCAGAGCTTCGCTTGATGGAATTTACAAACAGGCACAACGCCTTAAGGAAATCAATTTTGACACGGATGATTCAGACGATGATTGA
- a CDS encoding YccF domain-containing protein, giving the protein MRVVANILWIICGGLLSALSWFFVGCLYCITLIGIPVGVQCFKMAGLALNPFGQEVEYNGGAFSFLVNVIWFVCGGFELALGHFIAGVILCITIVGIPFGKQFFKLASLALCPFGTTVQRVNFA; this is encoded by the coding sequence ATGAGAGTTGTAGCAAATATTTTATGGATCATATGTGGTGGTTTACTTAGTGCACTTTCTTGGTTTTTTGTGGGATGTCTTTATTGCATAACGCTGATTGGAATACCTGTTGGAGTACAGTGTTTCAAGATGGCAGGCCTTGCTCTTAATCCTTTCGGGCAGGAAGTTGAATATAACGGTGGAGCATTTTCCTTTTTGGTTAATGTAATCTGGTTTGTGTGTGGTGGTTTTGAACTTGCACTTGGACATTTCATCGCAGGTGTAATTCTTTGCATAACAATTGTAGGAATACCTTTTGGAAAACAGTTCTTTAAACTGGCATCTCTTGCTCTTTGCCCCTTCGGAACCACAGTCCAGAGAGTTAACTTTGCTTAA
- a CDS encoding MBL fold metallo-hydrolase, with protein MDGVFRLTVLGARGSVPVSGEQFNIFGGATSCYMIEVEDHVLFLDAGTGIIGAPEVADNKHITILLSHPHLDHIVGLPFFPELSKKNKKIDFYGADINGLSISEQIESAFSEPYWPLTIEEYPSNFSYKKLEFPMRLESGIEIEGISLRHPGGSIGFKITYKDKSIVYFTDYEMMGLEERAVDFARNAELLLCDAQYTDEEYANKKGFGHSTVSMAQKLGEEANAKTTLLIHHDPLRTDDAFLEMEKSLTADNVRFARQGEVVDFLK; from the coding sequence TTGGATGGGGTATTCAGACTAACAGTTCTTGGTGCAAGGGGTTCAGTACCCGTAAGCGGAGAGCAGTTTAATATATTCGGTGGAGCTACTTCATGTTACATGATAGAAGTTGAAGATCATGTGCTTTTTTTGGATGCAGGAACCGGCATTATTGGAGCGCCGGAGGTAGCTGACAATAAGCACATAACCATTCTTTTGTCACATCCTCATCTGGATCATATCGTTGGGCTTCCTTTTTTTCCTGAGCTTTCAAAAAAGAATAAAAAGATTGATTTTTATGGGGCAGATATAAACGGACTTTCAATTTCAGAACAGATAGAAAGTGCTTTTTCAGAACCCTATTGGCCACTTACGATTGAGGAATATCCTTCGAATTTCAGTTATAAAAAACTGGAATTTCCAATGAGGCTTGAATCCGGAATAGAAATAGAAGGGATAAGCTTAAGACATCCCGGGGGAAGTATAGGCTTCAAAATTACATATAAGGACAAAAGCATAGTTTATTTTACGGACTATGAAATGATGGGGCTTGAAGAAAGGGCTGTCGATTTTGCAAGGAATGCAGAGCTTCTTCTCTGCGATGCGCAGTATACGGATGAGGAGTATGCAAACAAAAAGGGCTTTGGGCATTCCACGGTCTCCATGGCACAAAAGCTTGGGGAAGAGGCTAATGCAAAGACAACGCTCTTAATACATCACGATCCGCTTAGGACCGATGATGCGTTTCTTGAAATGGAGAAGAGCCTTACTGCGGATAATGTCAGATTTGCCAGGCAGGGAGAAGTAGTAGATTTTTTGAAATAA
- a CDS encoding DUF3795 domain-containing protein: MERKVLAACGNDCAACPRYIAHPYEKTDEELHHTAQLWLKIGYRDHVVTNEEISCTGCITENWCRYHVVKCCEDRGIKTCAECSEYPCSNMKECFEVTKSFEPMCRKVCTDKEYEQLKKAFFEKEKNLSN, from the coding sequence ATGGAACGGAAAGTATTAGCAGCATGTGGAAATGATTGTGCAGCCTGTCCGAGATATATAGCGCATCCTTATGAGAAAACAGATGAAGAGCTCCACCATACGGCGCAGCTGTGGCTTAAGATAGGATACCGCGACCATGTTGTCACGAATGAAGAGATATCATGTACGGGATGCATAACGGAGAATTGGTGCAGGTATCATGTTGTAAAATGCTGCGAAGACAGAGGAATAAAGACCTGCGCAGAATGCAGTGAATATCCCTGCTCCAACATGAAAGAATGCTTTGAAGTTACAAAGTCATTTGAACCTATGTGTCGAAAGGTATGCACTGATAAAGAATATGAGCAATTGAAGAAAGCTTTTTTTGAAAAAGAAAAGAATCTTAGCAACTAA